A window of Thermosynechococcus sp. NK55a contains these coding sequences:
- a CDS encoding FAD-dependent hydroxylase, which yields MCFCAQIKMVMTSAFAPSEPSLVASAQELPAVDVAIVGAGIVGLSLACALRNSGLAIALIEATPYRRENTKGQAYALHQVSRYFFEEIGVWDKLMPHVQPFEVVQLSDERFPLMVNFSPADLGTEAIGYVGEHAAIAETLQSVVQSASNVTFYCPWRVVTNEVQGDRAQLTLISGDPTQPKVAHLAARLVVAAEGGKSPLRQQMGIEPKGWKYPQSCVVATLEVAHPQPVIAYERFWPTGPMGVLPLPQNRYRVVWTLPHPEAEAVAALDDRSFLATLQPYLDPQMAEITAVSDRFVFPAQFMQVNSYAADRFVVIGDAAHRCHPVGGQGLNLGLRDVWNLAQQILATPLEEIGDRRHLMQFHRQRWWQNVLTLAFTDFLNRLFSNTWWPLVAVRRCGLWLLRTVSPLKRLVLRFMAGLLLPLPTDCQFPRGR from the coding sequence ATGTGTTTTTGTGCCCAAATCAAAATGGTGATGACATCGGCCTTTGCCCCCTCAGAACCGTCCCTGGTCGCTTCTGCTCAAGAGCTGCCCGCCGTGGATGTGGCGATTGTTGGTGCCGGGATTGTGGGTCTAAGTCTGGCCTGTGCGCTACGCAACAGTGGTCTAGCGATCGCCCTCATTGAGGCAACTCCCTACAGGCGGGAAAACACCAAGGGTCAAGCCTACGCCCTCCACCAAGTGTCTCGTTACTTCTTTGAGGAAATAGGGGTGTGGGATAAGCTCATGCCCCATGTGCAGCCCTTTGAGGTGGTGCAACTCTCCGATGAACGGTTCCCCTTGATGGTTAACTTTTCCCCAGCGGATCTGGGCACGGAAGCCATTGGTTATGTGGGTGAGCACGCAGCGATCGCCGAGACCCTTCAGAGCGTTGTACAGTCTGCCAGCAATGTCACGTTCTACTGCCCGTGGCGGGTAGTGACCAACGAAGTGCAGGGCGATCGCGCTCAGTTGACCCTGATTTCTGGTGACCCTACCCAACCCAAGGTGGCTCACTTGGCAGCCCGTTTAGTGGTCGCCGCAGAGGGTGGCAAGTCTCCCCTACGGCAGCAGATGGGCATTGAACCCAAGGGATGGAAATATCCTCAGTCCTGTGTGGTTGCCACCCTCGAGGTTGCCCATCCCCAACCTGTGATTGCCTACGAGCGCTTTTGGCCAACAGGACCAATGGGAGTGCTACCCCTACCGCAGAATCGCTATCGAGTGGTTTGGACACTGCCCCACCCAGAGGCGGAAGCCGTTGCGGCCCTCGACGATCGCAGCTTTTTAGCAACACTTCAGCCCTATCTTGATCCCCAGATGGCGGAGATTACGGCTGTGAGCGATCGCTTTGTCTTTCCAGCCCAATTCATGCAAGTCAACTCCTACGCGGCGGATCGCTTTGTGGTCATTGGCGATGCAGCCCACCGCTGCCATCCCGTGGGGGGACAAGGACTCAATTTGGGACTGCGGGATGTGTGGAATCTGGCACAGCAGATTTTGGCTACCCCCCTTGAGGAAATTGGCGATCGCCGACACCTCATGCAATTTCACCGCCAACGCTGGTGGCAAAATGTCTTGACCCTTGCCTTTACCGACTTCCTTAACCGTCTGTTTTCCAATACATGGTGGCCTTTGGTGGCGGTGCGCCGCTGCGGGCTGTGGCTGTTGCGAACCGTTTCCCCCCTCAAGCGTCTGGTGCTACGGTTTATGGCAGGTCTCCTCCTCCCCCTGCCGACCGATTGTCAATTCCCCAGAGGGCGTTAA
- the trxA gene encoding thioredoxin — MATTRQFSSFSDLLATTDKPLLVDFYADWCGPCRMMAPILEQVKKHLKSEVEVVKIDSERYPQLSSQYHVQALPTLILFHRGREVQRWEGVQPPEVLIDAIRRL; from the coding sequence ATGGCAACCACACGTCAATTTAGTAGCTTTAGCGATCTCCTAGCCACAACGGATAAGCCCCTCTTGGTTGACTTTTATGCCGACTGGTGTGGCCCTTGCCGAATGATGGCTCCTATCTTAGAGCAGGTCAAGAAACATTTGAAATCCGAGGTCGAGGTGGTCAAAATTGATTCTGAGCGCTATCCTCAACTGTCGAGCCAATACCACGTTCAGGCCCTGCCCACATTGATTCTTTTCCACCGAGGCCGTGAAGTACAGCGCTGGGAAGGAGTGCAACCGCCAGAAGTTCTGATTGATGCCATTCGTCGGCTGTAA
- the typA gene encoding translational GTPase TypA: protein MSLPIRNVAIIAHVDHGKTTLVDALLRQSGTFREGEDIPECVMDSNDLERERGITILAKNTAVRYKELTINIVDTPGHADFGGEVERVLGMVEGCLLIVDANEGPMPQTRFVLKKALEKGLRPIVVVNKIDRPQAEPYKAIDKVLDLFIELGADDDQCEFPYLFASGLAGYAKTDLDEEGKDMQPLFEAIVRHIPPPVGNPDAPLQLQVTTLDYSEYLGRIVIGKIHNGTIQVGQQAALVKDNGQIVKAKITKLLGFEGLKRIELDTASAGNIVAIAGFSDANIGETVTDPNNPQALPLIKVDEPTLQMTFAVNDSPFAGQEGTFVTSRQLRDRLFRELETNVALRVEETDSPDRFAVSGRGELHLGILIETMRREGYEFQVSQPQVIYREVNGQPCEPYECLVLDVPDEAVGGCIERLGQRRGEMQDMQVGGNGRTQLEFVIPARGLIGFRGEFMRLTRGEGIMNHSFLDYRPLAGEISTRRNGVLIAFEEGTATFYALKNAEDRGVFFITPGTKVYRGMIVGEHNRPQDLEINVCKTKQLTNFRSSTGDELVQLQAPVEMSLERALEYIGPDELVEVTPQSIRLRKMSKKLVRR from the coding sequence ATGAGTCTGCCGATTCGTAATGTTGCCATTATCGCCCACGTTGACCACGGCAAAACCACCCTCGTGGATGCCCTACTGCGCCAGTCGGGTACCTTTCGCGAAGGGGAAGATATTCCCGAGTGCGTCATGGACTCCAATGATCTGGAGCGCGAGCGCGGCATTACGATTCTGGCCAAAAATACTGCGGTTCGCTACAAAGAATTGACGATTAACATTGTCGATACCCCCGGCCACGCCGATTTTGGTGGTGAAGTGGAGCGTGTCCTCGGCATGGTGGAAGGTTGTCTGCTGATTGTGGATGCGAACGAAGGGCCGATGCCCCAAACGCGGTTTGTTCTAAAAAAAGCCCTTGAGAAAGGTCTGCGACCCATTGTGGTTGTGAATAAAATTGACCGGCCCCAGGCGGAACCCTACAAAGCCATCGATAAGGTGTTGGACCTATTCATTGAGCTGGGGGCAGATGACGATCAGTGTGAGTTTCCTTATCTTTTTGCTTCGGGCTTGGCGGGCTACGCAAAAACAGATCTAGACGAAGAGGGCAAGGATATGCAGCCCCTCTTTGAAGCCATTGTCCGCCATATTCCACCGCCAGTGGGCAACCCCGATGCGCCGCTGCAACTTCAGGTGACAACCTTGGATTATTCCGAGTACCTAGGGCGGATTGTTATTGGCAAGATTCACAATGGCACCATCCAAGTGGGGCAGCAGGCCGCCTTAGTCAAGGATAATGGCCAAATTGTCAAGGCAAAGATTACCAAACTCTTGGGCTTTGAGGGACTCAAGCGAATTGAATTAGACACAGCCAGTGCCGGCAATATTGTGGCGATCGCGGGCTTTAGTGATGCCAACATTGGCGAAACCGTTACCGACCCCAACAACCCCCAAGCCCTACCCCTGATCAAGGTGGATGAACCGACCTTGCAAATGACCTTTGCTGTCAACGACTCCCCCTTTGCCGGTCAGGAGGGAACCTTTGTGACCTCGCGGCAATTGCGCGATCGCCTCTTTCGGGAACTGGAAACCAATGTGGCTCTACGGGTCGAAGAAACCGACTCCCCCGATCGCTTTGCCGTTTCTGGTCGGGGTGAATTGCACCTTGGCATTCTCATTGAAACCATGCGCCGCGAAGGCTATGAATTCCAAGTTTCCCAGCCACAGGTGATCTACCGCGAAGTCAATGGTCAGCCTTGCGAACCCTATGAATGCTTAGTGCTCGACGTTCCCGATGAAGCCGTTGGCGGCTGTATTGAGCGCCTTGGCCAGCGACGCGGTGAAATGCAGGATATGCAGGTGGGAGGTAATGGTCGGACTCAACTGGAGTTTGTGATCCCAGCGCGGGGTCTCATTGGTTTCCGGGGCGAGTTTATGCGCCTAACGCGCGGCGAAGGGATTATGAACCACAGCTTTTTGGACTATCGTCCTTTGGCAGGGGAGATCAGCACCCGACGCAATGGCGTCTTAATTGCCTTTGAGGAGGGCACAGCCACCTTCTATGCCCTAAAAAATGCCGAAGATCGCGGTGTCTTTTTCATTACCCCTGGCACCAAAGTCTATAGGGGTATGATTGTCGGTGAGCACAACCGTCCCCAAGACCTTGAAATTAATGTCTGCAAAACCAAACAACTCACCAACTTCCGCTCCTCAACGGGGGATGAACTGGTGCAACTGCAAGCACCCGTGGAAATGAGCCTAGAGCGGGCCCTAGAGTACATTGGCCCCGATGAACTGGTGGAGGTAACGCCCCAATCGATTCGACTGCGGAAAATGAGCAAGAAGCTGGTACGCCGCTGA
- a CDS encoding DUF3593 domain-containing protein, whose translation MLTNACFALSLFPYLGFLYFMTRNPHTPRLALIGFYGTLVFVAVTIPAGLYAQSVYGTTLANVDGLHGGAEFFLTLANILIALGFRRALKESS comes from the coding sequence ATGCTCACGAATGCCTGTTTTGCCCTCTCACTGTTTCCCTATTTGGGGTTTTTGTACTTCATGACCCGCAACCCCCACACACCCCGTTTAGCCCTTATTGGCTTTTATGGGACACTGGTCTTTGTCGCCGTCACCATTCCAGCGGGCCTCTATGCCCAAAGCGTCTATGGCACAACCCTAGCCAATGTAGATGGGCTGCACGGGGGGGCAGAATTTTTTCTGACATTAGCTAATATCCTGATTGCCTTGGGTTTTCGCCGCGCCCTCAAGGAATCATCGTAG
- a CDS encoding DUF819 family protein, which yields MDPLSAGDGGFGDVWPESFFTVIGAGTHVPSLIPVGMEMILFTTVIVFTHGLVTFGLGVLLKLDVELLALASQAAVGGPTTAVAQATGRHRPQLLGVGITLGLLGYAIANYLGLALAQVLGWIGLG from the coding sequence GTGGATCCGCTATCTGCGGGGGATGGGGGCTTTGGGGATGTTTGGCCTGAATCTTTTTTTACGGTGATTGGTGCTGGTACCCATGTGCCATCCCTAATTCCGGTGGGAATGGAAATGATTCTCTTTACCACTGTGATTGTTTTTACCCATGGTCTCGTCACCTTTGGCCTTGGGGTCCTCCTGAAGTTGGATGTAGAACTGTTGGCTCTTGCCTCCCAAGCGGCTGTTGGCGGGCCTACCACTGCCGTTGCCCAAGCCACTGGTCGGCATCGGCCCCAACTGCTGGGTGTAGGGATTACGTTGGGATTGCTGGGATACGCGATCGCCAACTATTTGGGATTGGCGCTTGCCCAAGTTCTGGGCTGGATTGGCCTAGGGTAA
- a CDS encoding DUF819 family protein: MDESLILWGILLTLTALGLWLEHRFRWAARLGSSLIILILAAVCANVGILPQQSAVYDTIYDTITSLAIVWLLLLVNLQDVGRLGRSALLAFGLASFGTLVGALLASVLFHSRFLGDTPRLAGSLAASYIGGSLNFVGVGRALNLSDLLFSAATTADNLLTAIWLATTLSLPSLLARFYPPQEEGEAVTVTSLPTASAIAPLDLGILLSLAVAVLALSRALHRFWPLIPTLVWLTTLSLALAQFQWIRYLRGMGALGMFGLNLFLR; the protein is encoded by the coding sequence ATGGATGAATCCTTGATCCTTTGGGGCATCCTATTGACGCTGACGGCTCTAGGGCTATGGCTAGAGCATCGCTTTCGCTGGGCAGCACGGTTGGGGTCTTCGCTGATCATTCTGATTTTGGCGGCCGTCTGCGCCAATGTTGGTATTCTTCCCCAGCAATCTGCGGTCTATGACACAATCTACGACACCATTACCTCGTTGGCGATCGTCTGGCTACTGCTGCTGGTGAATTTACAGGATGTGGGGCGCCTGGGGCGATCGGCCCTGTTGGCCTTTGGCCTTGCCAGTTTTGGAACCTTGGTGGGTGCGCTCCTTGCCAGTGTCCTGTTCCATAGTCGGTTTCTGGGGGATACCCCCCGCTTGGCGGGAAGTTTGGCAGCCAGCTATATTGGCGGCAGCCTTAACTTTGTGGGGGTTGGGCGTGCCCTTAACCTTTCGGATTTGCTCTTTAGTGCGGCCACGACGGCAGATAACTTGCTCACAGCCATTTGGCTGGCAACCACGCTGAGTCTGCCTTCGCTGTTGGCACGCTTTTATCCCCCCCAGGAGGAGGGGGAAGCGGTTACCGTAACCTCCCTGCCCACCGCCTCAGCGATCGCTCCCCTAGATTTAGGGATTCTCCTCAGCTTGGCCGTGGCTGTCTTGGCACTGTCAAGGGCACTGCATCGGTTTTGGCCGCTCATTCCCACCCTTGTCTGGCTCACCACCCTCAGCTTGGCATTGGCGCAATTTCAGTGGATCCGCTATCTGCGGGGGATGGGGGCTTTGGGGATGTTTGGCCTGAATCTTTTTTTACGGTGA
- a CDS encoding Zn-dependent protease: protein MKRWWWFLVCMVALGLMLGDTPGNWESLAGTPNLTRQNIQLPPAVYYPLPPSLAEIPRKGEDYFDEVQPVEVGYLLWTQFPVTVAIEPPRRDPNHVWQAAAAQAVAEWSTYLPLEIVDPSRPANIRLLSQRPTDQNNRRARFAETSYELFVDSQGVLRHRCRVVVRPTQAAKFVLGALRHELGHALGIWGHSPLPTDALYFAQVADPPPISQRDVNTLRRVYEQPTRLGQRLPEWTPHG, encoded by the coding sequence ATGAAGCGTTGGTGGTGGTTCTTGGTGTGCATGGTTGCCCTAGGACTGATGTTGGGCGATACCCCAGGGAATTGGGAGTCCTTGGCGGGCACCCCAAACCTGACGCGCCAGAATATCCAATTACCACCAGCGGTTTACTATCCGTTGCCTCCGTCCCTAGCTGAGATTCCTAGGAAAGGCGAAGATTATTTTGATGAAGTCCAACCGGTGGAAGTGGGCTATTTACTGTGGACTCAGTTCCCAGTCACCGTTGCCATTGAACCCCCCCGGCGGGATCCAAACCATGTGTGGCAAGCAGCCGCGGCCCAGGCAGTAGCGGAGTGGTCAACCTATTTGCCCTTAGAAATTGTTGATCCCAGCCGCCCTGCCAATATTCGCCTCCTCTCGCAGCGACCCACAGATCAAAATAACCGCCGCGCCCGCTTTGCTGAAACCAGCTATGAACTCTTTGTGGATAGCCAAGGGGTGCTGCGCCATCGCTGCCGTGTCGTGGTGCGCCCTACCCAAGCTGCTAAGTTTGTTCTTGGGGCGCTGCGCCATGAACTGGGTCATGCCCTTGGCATTTGGGGACATAGCCCCCTACCCACTGATGCCCTCTATTTTGCCCAGGTAGCAGACCCGCCTCCGATTTCGCAGCGGGATGTGAATACCCTGCGGCGGGTCTATGAGCAACCCACCCGGTTGGGACAGCGACTACCAGAATGGACGCCCCATGGATGA
- a CDS encoding class I SAM-dependent methyltransferase: MAATDGLEKIRRQFDYGPYPRVAIDKTPKDDPNVLFVHDLVTPFYVRDHRVPQTKGKRILDAGCGTGYKSLVLAIANPGAEIVGIDLSPESVKLAAERLKFHHFDNVYFEVRSILDLPSWGEQFDYINCDEVLYLLPDPVEGLNALKSVLKPDGILRSNLHSALQRFPFFRAQNLFKLMGLMDENPEEMEMDIVRDIMKELKDGVDLKARTWNPHYEQQESNETLLANHLLVADKGSTIPQLFQYLEAAGLEFISMVNWRHWNLVDLFKDPENLPTFLALSLPDVPQSVQLEMYELLHPVHRLLDFWCSPQPRATVADLGEWSEAQWDQSTVHLHPQLCTEAIKEKWLGYLNDRMIVDLGTFMSFSSPTPVYVDPLGLATLLPLFDHPLAFPDLCDRYQCLAPLDPVTLEPIEPRVARQQLQALLTRLELSLFVLVSLP; encoded by the coding sequence ATGGCTGCTACGGATGGTCTAGAGAAAATTCGCCGCCAGTTTGACTATGGTCCCTATCCCCGTGTGGCCATTGACAAAACTCCCAAGGATGACCCGAACGTTCTTTTTGTCCACGATTTAGTGACCCCCTTTTATGTGCGAGATCATCGGGTGCCACAGACCAAGGGTAAGCGGATTCTCGATGCCGGCTGTGGCACGGGCTATAAGTCCTTAGTCCTGGCGATCGCCAACCCCGGCGCGGAAATTGTGGGTATTGATCTATCCCCTGAATCTGTGAAGTTGGCGGCGGAGCGGCTCAAGTTCCATCACTTTGATAACGTTTACTTTGAGGTGCGCTCGATTTTGGATTTGCCCAGTTGGGGCGAGCAGTTTGACTACATCAATTGCGATGAAGTGTTATATTTGCTGCCTGACCCTGTTGAAGGCCTCAATGCCCTCAAAAGTGTCCTTAAGCCCGATGGCATTCTCCGCAGTAATCTCCACAGTGCGCTGCAGCGCTTCCCCTTCTTTCGTGCCCAAAATCTCTTTAAGCTGATGGGCTTGATGGACGAGAATCCCGAAGAAATGGAAATGGACATTGTCCGCGACATCATGAAAGAACTCAAGGATGGTGTGGATCTCAAAGCCCGAACCTGGAACCCCCACTACGAACAGCAAGAGAGCAATGAGACCCTCTTGGCAAATCATCTACTGGTGGCAGATAAAGGCAGCACCATTCCCCAGCTGTTTCAATACCTAGAAGCAGCGGGTCTAGAATTTATTTCCATGGTCAACTGGCGCCACTGGAATCTGGTGGATCTCTTCAAAGACCCAGAAAACCTGCCCACCTTTTTGGCCTTGAGCCTACCCGATGTGCCGCAGTCCGTGCAGTTGGAGATGTACGAGCTTCTGCATCCGGTGCATCGCCTCTTGGATTTTTGGTGTAGTCCGCAACCCCGCGCCACCGTAGCCGACTTGGGGGAATGGTCGGAGGCGCAGTGGGATCAAAGTACGGTTCATCTACATCCGCAACTGTGTACGGAGGCAATCAAGGAAAAATGGCTAGGGTACCTCAATGATCGGATGATTGTTGATCTGGGTACGTTTATGTCCTTTTCTAGTCCCACCCCTGTCTATGTGGATCCCCTCGGCCTGGCAACCCTATTGCCCCTGTTTGATCACCCCTTGGCTTTTCCGGACTTGTGCGATCGCTATCAATGCTTGGCACCCCTTGACCCCGTCACACTCGAACCCATTGAACCAAGGGTGGCACGGCAGCAACTGCAAGCCCTCTTGACCCGCTTGGAACTCAGTTTGTTTGTTCTTGTCAGCTTACCCTAG
- a CDS encoding AarF/ABC1/UbiB kinase family protein, whose translation MLVTASTSRPSRWLLFRRISQIVGVLGQFGSQLLWDYTWRRRSHRTQSQRARWLVQQLLVLGPTFIKIGQFLSTRFDLLPPAYIEALRKLQDQVPPFDSRRAIALIEQHLGQSLGDLYATFDPKPLAAASLGQVHRARLHSGEEVVVKVQRPQLEAQLYLDYLAIGELIRWADRWLPFLRPYALQEIYEEFFSILLREIDYIQEGQNADRFRANFAQDPYIRVPKVYWTHTCHHVLTMEYLPGIRIDNRAAIEAFGLNPQMINQRGICCYLKQLLIDGFFHADPHPGNLAVTKEGDLIFYDYGMMTEVPALNQQQMVQTFFAVLQKDSDRVIAALMELGLLMPVTDRVPLQRIMQLILDRFTERPVDLAAFRELQQEVYALFEQQPFRLPAKMTYILKSLTTLDGIARSLDPEYNLSAAAQPFVKELMRHSRPGWRELIHQTQTLINQRLQQPSRVEVRLQQLEDRLARGELQISVRHPTMERQLRRIESLLICLVYLGLAGFTLLAGAMLWSAKAPGGAIALFTVAALAGLALVRSWLRFLWLCRWQ comes from the coding sequence ATGCTCGTTACTGCTTCTACCTCTCGTCCCAGTCGCTGGCTGCTCTTTCGCCGTATTAGCCAAATTGTGGGAGTACTGGGGCAATTTGGTAGTCAACTGCTGTGGGACTATACTTGGCGGCGGCGGAGTCATCGCACTCAATCCCAACGGGCCCGTTGGCTCGTACAGCAATTATTGGTCTTGGGACCGACGTTTATTAAAATTGGTCAATTTCTCTCGACGCGATTTGATCTGTTGCCCCCCGCCTATATTGAGGCCCTGAGGAAACTACAGGATCAGGTGCCTCCCTTTGACTCGCGGCGGGCGATCGCCCTGATTGAGCAGCATTTGGGGCAATCCCTTGGGGATCTCTACGCCACATTTGATCCAAAACCCCTTGCAGCGGCCAGTCTCGGCCAAGTCCATCGGGCAAGGCTCCATAGTGGTGAAGAGGTGGTTGTGAAGGTGCAACGCCCACAACTGGAGGCGCAACTGTATCTGGACTATCTGGCCATTGGTGAACTCATTCGCTGGGCCGATCGCTGGCTGCCCTTTCTTCGTCCCTATGCCCTCCAAGAGATCTATGAGGAGTTTTTTAGTATTCTGCTGCGGGAAATTGATTACATTCAAGAGGGGCAAAATGCCGATCGCTTTCGTGCCAACTTTGCTCAAGACCCCTATATCCGTGTTCCTAAAGTCTATTGGACCCATACCTGCCACCATGTCTTGACGATGGAGTATCTCCCCGGCATTCGCATTGACAATCGAGCCGCGATCGAAGCCTTTGGCTTAAATCCCCAGATGATTAACCAGCGGGGAATTTGTTGCTATCTCAAGCAGTTATTGATTGATGGCTTCTTCCACGCTGATCCGCATCCGGGGAACTTGGCCGTGACCAAAGAGGGTGATCTGATCTTCTATGACTACGGCATGATGACGGAAGTGCCGGCCCTGAATCAGCAGCAGATGGTGCAAACATTTTTTGCCGTGCTACAAAAGGATAGCGATCGCGTGATTGCTGCCTTGATGGAACTAGGTCTGTTGATGCCTGTCACTGATAGAGTTCCCCTACAACGGATTATGCAATTGATTCTAGATCGATTTACCGAACGCCCGGTGGATTTAGCCGCCTTCAGAGAACTGCAACAGGAAGTCTATGCCCTGTTTGAGCAGCAACCCTTTCGCCTACCGGCAAAGATGACCTACATTCTCAAGTCCCTCACAACCCTCGATGGAATTGCCCGCAGTTTAGACCCTGAGTACAACCTAAGTGCTGCTGCCCAGCCCTTTGTTAAGGAATTGATGCGTCATTCACGGCCGGGCTGGCGAGAATTGATTCATCAAACCCAAACCCTAATCAACCAGCGACTACAGCAGCCCAGTCGGGTTGAAGTGCGGCTGCAACAGTTAGAGGATCGCCTGGCTCGCGGCGAACTCCAAATCTCTGTGCGTCATCCGACGATGGAGCGGCAACTGCGGCGGATAGAGAGTTTGTTGATCTGTTTGGTTTATCTGGGGTTGGCTGGTTTTACCCTCTTGGCGGGGGCAATGTTGTGGTCCGCCAAGGCCCCGGGGGGAGCGATCGCCCTCTTTACAGTAGCCGCACTGGCAGGCTTGGCGCTGGTGCGCAGTTGGCTTCGCTTTCTCTGGTTATGCCGCTGGCAATAG
- a CDS encoding DUF445 family protein: protein MLFRPYKPVYVGGKQLPFTPGLIPRNQERLARRIADAILGSLLTPEELQNLARRLLQVQRVKAVIHWLLQTSLSQIQAQSEQRSAQVLANILRDFFGSALPRLIKVWSRREDFLEPQLNQLFDQVLVELQLNDEQAEKLADWLLSVMLPPDRLRLAIIDFLTDRTINVLDQELRQNTSGTYWVVANLVGVRNTLIRLREYCLNEREACNRRLGELITALALRQRLVEALQNITLQSLPLGTVRELRQLFRQTVRSYIQEQGSSVIETVSQTVEWETISLSILRRLRDSASLGASLEVVSDELALVLDRYLERDMELIIERAIPILDLDRVIVDRVKATSPENLELAIQGIVRSELQAIVRLGGILGFLIGVVQAGFLYWQSLQVP from the coding sequence ATGCTCTTTCGCCCCTACAAGCCAGTTTATGTAGGCGGCAAGCAACTCCCCTTTACTCCTGGTCTCATCCCCCGCAATCAGGAGCGGCTGGCCCGTCGAATTGCCGATGCCATTCTGGGTTCCCTCTTAACGCCGGAGGAGCTGCAAAACTTAGCGCGGCGGCTGTTGCAAGTGCAACGGGTGAAGGCGGTCATCCATTGGCTCCTCCAAACAAGTCTTAGCCAAATTCAGGCTCAAAGTGAACAGCGATCGGCCCAAGTTTTGGCGAATATTCTGCGGGATTTTTTTGGCAGTGCCTTGCCCCGTTTGATTAAGGTGTGGTCGCGGCGGGAAGATTTTTTGGAGCCGCAACTCAATCAATTGTTTGATCAGGTATTGGTGGAGCTGCAACTGAATGATGAACAGGCGGAGAAACTAGCGGATTGGCTGCTGTCGGTCATGCTGCCCCCCGATCGCCTACGACTGGCGATAATTGACTTTCTCACCGATCGCACGATTAATGTCCTCGATCAAGAACTACGGCAAAATACCAGTGGCACCTATTGGGTCGTGGCTAATCTTGTGGGAGTGCGCAATACTTTGATTCGTCTGCGGGAGTATTGTCTCAATGAGCGGGAAGCCTGTAACCGCCGCCTCGGAGAATTGATTACGGCATTGGCACTGCGGCAACGCTTGGTGGAAGCCCTGCAAAATATTACCCTGCAAAGTTTGCCCCTCGGCACGGTGCGGGAGCTACGGCAACTGTTTCGGCAGACGGTGCGCAGTTATATCCAAGAGCAGGGCTCTAGCGTCATTGAAACGGTCAGTCAAACGGTGGAGTGGGAAACGATTTCCCTGAGTATTTTGCGGCGACTGCGAGATTCGGCGAGTCTGGGTGCCTCCTTGGAAGTGGTCAGCGATGAATTGGCTTTGGTGCTCGATCGCTATCTGGAACGGGATATGGAACTGATCATTGAGCGGGCGATTCCGATTTTGGATTTAGATCGGGTGATTGTGGATCGGGTCAAGGCCACCTCACCAGAAAATCTCGAACTAGCAATTCAGGGCATTGTTCGCAGTGAGTTGCAAGCTATTGTCCGCTTGGGGGGCATTCTTGGCTTTTTAATTGGGGTGGTACAGGCAGGCTTTTTGTACTGGCAAAGTCTGCAAGTGCCCTAA
- a CDS encoding DUF3318 domain-containing protein, with product MTPEAEIHRLLDLMPASARMRCKLVSRPQQSQVLRYQPPLPWGDRPIEINFRLWQHLDPPERDLLLLRAVAWFNTTGLIKLDLYQGLTVAGLLGTLFQAIQADPIGILVAGGLTTFAGLQVWQNTRGIPVAVAADRQALLLAQRRGYSEQEAAKALLSGISRVAELERRPVLDVTELIRCQNLRQLAGESEVKVPV from the coding sequence ATGACCCCAGAAGCTGAGATTCATCGTCTGCTTGATCTCATGCCGGCGTCGGCACGGATGCGCTGTAAGTTGGTTTCTCGACCGCAACAAAGCCAAGTCCTGCGCTATCAGCCCCCTCTTCCTTGGGGCGATCGCCCAATTGAAATTAACTTTCGCCTGTGGCAGCATCTCGATCCCCCAGAGCGCGATCTGTTACTGCTGCGGGCAGTGGCTTGGTTTAACACCACGGGTTTGATCAAACTTGACCTCTACCAAGGACTAACGGTGGCCGGCTTACTGGGTACCCTCTTCCAGGCAATCCAAGCAGACCCCATTGGTATTTTGGTGGCGGGGGGGCTAACCACCTTTGCGGGGCTGCAAGTGTGGCAAAATACGCGGGGAATTCCCGTGGCGGTGGCGGCCGATCGCCAGGCCCTGCTCTTGGCTCAACGGCGCGGCTACAGTGAACAAGAGGCTGCCAAAGCGCTCCTTTCAGGTATCTCTCGGGTAGCAGAGTTGGAACGCCGTCCCGTTCTTGATGTCACTGAACTGATTCGCTGCCAAAACCTGCGCCAGTTGGCGGGTGAGTCTGAAGTCAAAGTTCCCGTTTAG